The proteins below come from a single Cricetulus griseus strain 17A/GY chromosome 6, alternate assembly CriGri-PICRH-1.0, whole genome shotgun sequence genomic window:
- the LOC100756506 gene encoding speedy protein E4 has product MSTPVASDYTPRLQNPVKGQKKKGLRRVKTGVCVTLGRRSEMSSVSPKMSSKLNDSWKEVPEENACLAKKAPKASSIRASRDASAGDVPEQRTKRKRGQCKRKLENILTDPKACTILASTDASAGDVPEQRTKRKRVQKTRTLTDVKAAILEGASNTATSEAAPEAASEPKFYRRRTKRSIWTVDRIEGTKLIINKKRRLSYQPEDLEAFYRILEDPVVQNFLAADIFFRVTDKYLLSMVVEYFGRLGLPGHLYNRIHFFLALYIACDMEEDDPISRRSIFQFSLGRDTWQDLYKDFQRLQKEFLQVIDYRAWVTRQECEEIQNQNPHHWVWSRVRQSAP; this is encoded by the exons ATGTCTACACCAGTTGCCTCAGACTACACACCAAGGCTTCAGAACCCAGTGAaaggtcaaaagaaaaaaggacttAGGAGAGtgaagacaggtgtgtgtgtgacccTTG GCAGAAGATCAGAGATGTCATCTGTCTCCCCAAAGATGTCCAGCAAACTCAATGATTCATGGAAAGAGGTGCCAGAGGAGAATGCTTGCTTGGCAAAAAAAG CTCCAAAGGCCAGCAGCATTCGGGCTTCCAGGGATGCCTCTGCAGGGGATGTCCCTGAGCAGAGAACCAAGAGGAAGAGGGGACAATGCAAAAGGAAATTGGAGAATATCCTGACcg ATCCAAAAGCCTGCACCATTCTTGCCTCCACTGATGCCTCTGCAGGGGATGTGCCTGAGCAGAGAACCAAGAGGAAGAGAGTCCAGAAGACAAGGACCCTGACAGATGTCAAAGCAG CTATCCTTGAAGGTGCCTCAAACACAGCCACCTCTGAAGCTGCCCCTGAAGCTGCCTCAGAGCCGAAGTTCTACAGGAGGAGAACCAAGAGGAGCATATGGACTGTGGACCGCATCGAGGGGACAAAACTCATcataaacaaaaagagaagacTCAGTTACCAGCCTGAGGACCTTGAAGCCTTCTACCGAATTCTGG AGGATCCTGTGGTCCAGAACTTCTTGGCAGCTGACATTTTCTTCAGGGTGACTGACAAG TACCTGCTGTCCATGGTGGTGGAGTACTTTGGCCGACTTGGACTCCCTGGACATCTCTACAACAGGATCCACTTCTTCCTGGCCCT CTACATTGCCTGTGACATGGAAGAGGATGACCCCATATCTAGGAGGAGCATCTTTCAATTCTCGCTGGGCAGAGACACATGGCAAGACTTGTACAAGGACTTCCAAAGGCTTCAGAAGGAGTTCCTCCAAGTCATAGATTACCGAGCCTGGGTCACACGACAAGAGTGTGAAGAG ATCCAGAACCAGAACCCACACCACTGGGTCTGGAGCCGGGTGCGCCAGAGCGCTCCTTAG